The Balaenoptera acutorostrata chromosome 10, mBalAcu1.1, whole genome shotgun sequence genome has a window encoding:
- the LOC130708989 gene encoding tax1-binding protein 1-like, whose translation MTSFQEVPLQTSNFAHVIFQNVAKSYLPNAHLECHYTLTPYIHPHPKDWVGIFKVGWSTARDYYTFLWSPVPEHYVEGSTVNCVLAFQGYYLPNDDGEFYQFCYVTHKGEIRGASTPFQFRASSPVEELLTMEDEGNSDMLVLTTKAGLLELKIEKTMKEKEELLKLIAVLEKETTQLREQVGRMERELNHEKERCDQLQAEQKVLFEVSQSLKMENEEFKKRYNDATSKALQLEEDIVSVTHKAIEKETELDSLKDKLRKAQYEREQLECQLKTEKDEKELYKVHLKNTEIENTKLVSEVQTLKNLDGNKENMITHFKEEISRLQFCLAEKENLQRAFLLTTSTKEDTVFFKEQLRKAEEQVQATRQEAVFLAKELSDAVNVQDKTMADLHTARLENERVKKQLADAVAELKLSAVRKDQEKTDTLEHELRREVEDLKLHLQMTADHYKEKFKECQRLQKQINFQTNQLITIVSSQRKLGVSRK comes from the coding sequence ATGACATCCTTTCAAGAAGTTCCACTGCAGACTTCCAACTTTGCCCATGTCATCTTTCAAAATGTGGCCAAGAGCTATCTTCCTAATGCACACCTAGAATGTCATTATACCTTAACTCCATATATCCATCCCCATCCAAAAGATTGGGTTGGTATATTCAAGGTTGGATGGAGTACTGCTCGTGATTATTACACGTTTTTATGGTCCCCTGTGCCTGAACATTATGTAGAAGGATCAACAGTCAATTGTGTGTTAGCATTTCAAGGATATTACCTTCCAAATGATGATGGAGAATTTTATCAGTTCTGTTATGTTACCCATAAGGGTGAAATTCGTGGAGCAAGTACACCTTTTCAGTTTCGAGCTTCTTCTCCAGTTGAAGAGTTGCTTACTATGGAAgatgaaggaaattctgacatgttgGTGCTGACCACAAAAGCTGGCCTTCTTGAGTTGAAAATTGAGAaaaccatgaaagaaaaagaagaactgtTAAAGTTAATTGCTGTTctggaaaaagaaacaacacaacTTCGAGAACAAGTTGGAAGAATGGAAAGAGAACTtaaccatgagaaagaaagatgtGACCAACTGCAAGCAGAGCAAAAGGTTCTTTTTGAAGTCTCACaaagtttaaaaatggaaaatgaagaatTTAAGAAGAGATACAATGATGCTACATCCAAAGCCCTCCAGCTTGAGGAAGATATTGTGTCAGTCACACATAAAGCGAttgaaaaagaaactgaattagACAGTTTAAAGGACAAACTCAGAAAGGCACAATATGAAAGAGAACAGCTTGAATGTCAATTGAAGACAGAAAAGGATGAGAAGGAACTTTATAAGGTACATTTGaagaatacagaaatagaaaataccaaGCTTGTGTCAGAGGTCCAGACTTTAAAGAATTTAGATGGGAACAAAGAAAACATGATTACTCATTTCAAAGAAGAGATTAGCAGACTGCAGTTCTGTTTGGCTGAAAAGGAGAATCTACAAAGGGCTTTCTTGCTTACAACCTCAACTAAGGAAGATACAGTTTTCTTCAAGGAGCAACTTCGTAAAGCAGAGGAACAGGTTCAGGCAACTCGGCAAGAAGCTGTCTTTCTGGCTAAAGAACTTAGCGATGCTGTAAATGTGCAGGATAAGACGATGGCAGATCTGCACACTGCACGCTTGGAAAATGAGAGAGTGAAAAAGCAGTTAGCTGATGCAGTGGCAGAGCTTAAACTAAGTGCTGTGAGAAAAGACCAGGAAAAGACTGATACACTGGAACACGAACTGAGAAGAGAAGTTGAAGATCTGAAACTTCATCTTCAGATGACAGCAGatcattataaagaaaaattcaagGAATGTCAGAGgctccaaaaacaaataaactttcAGACCAATCAGCTAATAACAATAGTGTCTTCACAAAGAAAATTGGGAGTCAGCAGAAAGTGA